In Symmachiella dynata, the following are encoded in one genomic region:
- the uvrA gene encoding excinuclease ABC subunit UvrA, whose protein sequence is MNEQTPTTTAPPPATRAIELRGVRVHNLRGIDIDIPLKQLVVITGVSGSGKSSLAFDTLYAEGQRRYIESFSAYARQFLDRLDKPDADRIDHIPPAIAIRQSSRSRSGRSTVATATEVYDFLRLLYAKIGRLFCPDCNVPVQRHTTAEICQQINSLPLKTRFQVCFPVIAAGSESFDATIAGLLEAGFTRCIVAGQTVNLSDHPVGLAEPSAAALIVVDRLSAGSASTARLADSIETAMQRGAGECVLLIAADAETPSTIAVDGKHWQRRAFSKGLRCEECGREFESPQPSTFSFNSPLGACPQCQGFGSVSAISWEKLVPNPTLTLQQGAIACWTTPAYEHEWHELLALAGDYDIPVDIPFADLTDDQVQRIHDGVPERNFGGMVGFFRWLERRKYKTSVAVFLNRWRSYEPCPSCRGARLNPTALAVRIGEKNIAQFCAQTVGQAGKWLDQVPGKTSFDASGAAVAETIFVQLRARLRYLNDVGLHYLTLDRVMRTLSGGEAQRVALTAALGSSLVNALYVLDEPTAGLHPRDTERLIDAIGQLQRAGNSVVVVEHDEAFMRAADQLIDIGPAAGRNGGHLVFQGPPEEIVAVEDSVTGDFLSGRQTVSLIAQKRAQQGTINLRNAHLHNLKHIDVDFPLGMLCVVTGVSGSGKSTLVQQTLYPAICRALGQASTTVPRCDDIGDIEAIDEVIQVDQNPVGRSSRSNPVTYLKAFDEIRKSFAATAEAKVRNFTASHFSFNSAQGGRCPKCQGAGAVEIDMQFLPDVTMTCPDCRGTRFRREILGVKYRGRSIAEVLNMTVGEAFAFFRGKRKLQKQLMFLRDVGLDYLPLGQPANTLSGGESQRLKLAAHLSSGTKTRTLFLLDEPTTGLHAADIVKLLGCFEALLDAGHSLIVVEHNLDVIRAADHLIDLGPDAGDGGGEVVATGPPAVVAGVAASLTGRYLRKST, encoded by the coding sequence ATGAACGAACAGACGCCAACAACGACCGCTCCGCCGCCGGCCACGCGGGCCATCGAACTGCGGGGCGTGCGGGTGCACAACTTGCGGGGCATCGATATCGATATCCCGCTCAAGCAGTTGGTCGTGATCACCGGCGTAAGCGGTTCGGGCAAAAGCAGCCTCGCGTTCGATACGTTGTATGCCGAAGGCCAACGGCGCTACATCGAAAGCTTCTCGGCCTATGCCCGGCAGTTTCTCGACCGGTTGGACAAACCCGATGCCGACCGCATCGATCACATTCCGCCGGCAATCGCCATCCGCCAATCCAGCCGCAGCCGTAGTGGACGCTCAACGGTCGCCACCGCAACGGAAGTCTATGATTTTTTACGGCTGCTCTATGCCAAAATCGGACGACTGTTTTGTCCCGATTGCAACGTGCCGGTTCAACGGCATACCACGGCCGAGATTTGCCAACAGATCAATAGCTTGCCACTCAAGACGCGGTTCCAAGTCTGTTTTCCAGTGATTGCAGCAGGCTCGGAATCGTTCGATGCGACCATTGCCGGATTGCTCGAAGCCGGTTTCACGCGCTGCATCGTTGCGGGGCAAACCGTCAATCTGAGTGACCATCCCGTTGGACTGGCGGAGCCCTCCGCCGCGGCGCTGATCGTCGTGGATCGTCTGTCGGCCGGTTCTGCCAGCACCGCGCGGTTGGCGGACAGCATCGAAACCGCCATGCAGCGTGGGGCAGGGGAGTGCGTGTTGCTGATTGCTGCTGATGCAGAGACGCCCTCGACGATTGCAGTCGACGGCAAGCATTGGCAGCGGCGCGCCTTTTCTAAGGGTTTGCGCTGCGAGGAGTGTGGTCGTGAATTCGAGTCGCCGCAGCCCTCAACTTTCAGTTTCAATTCCCCACTGGGCGCTTGCCCGCAATGCCAAGGGTTTGGATCGGTCTCGGCGATCTCCTGGGAAAAACTGGTGCCCAATCCGACTCTCACTTTGCAGCAAGGCGCCATCGCATGTTGGACGACACCGGCGTACGAACATGAGTGGCACGAACTGTTGGCCTTGGCAGGCGACTATGACATCCCCGTCGATATTCCCTTCGCAGATCTTACGGACGATCAAGTTCAGCGGATTCACGACGGCGTCCCGGAACGAAACTTCGGCGGGATGGTCGGGTTCTTTCGCTGGCTGGAGCGCCGCAAATACAAAACATCGGTCGCAGTCTTTCTCAATCGTTGGCGCAGTTACGAGCCTTGCCCCTCCTGCCGGGGGGCGCGATTGAACCCGACTGCATTGGCGGTGCGAATCGGTGAAAAAAACATCGCCCAGTTCTGTGCGCAGACCGTCGGGCAAGCGGGCAAGTGGCTCGATCAGGTTCCTGGCAAAACCTCATTCGATGCCTCAGGGGCTGCTGTCGCGGAAACGATTTTTGTGCAATTGCGCGCCCGGTTGCGGTATTTGAATGACGTTGGTTTGCACTACCTGACGCTCGATCGTGTGATGCGGACGCTCTCCGGCGGTGAAGCGCAGCGTGTGGCGTTGACCGCTGCGCTGGGGTCGAGTCTGGTGAATGCACTCTACGTGCTGGATGAACCGACCGCTGGTCTGCACCCTCGCGACACCGAACGCTTGATCGACGCCATCGGACAATTGCAGCGGGCCGGTAATTCGGTGGTGGTGGTCGAACATGACGAAGCCTTCATGCGCGCCGCCGATCAACTGATCGACATCGGCCCCGCCGCCGGCCGCAACGGAGGACACTTGGTGTTTCAAGGCCCGCCGGAGGAGATCGTCGCTGTCGAAGATTCTGTGACCGGCGATTTCCTGTCCGGTCGCCAAACCGTCTCGCTGATTGCACAAAAACGGGCGCAGCAAGGGACCATCAATCTCCGTAATGCGCACCTGCACAATCTCAAACACATCGACGTCGACTTCCCGCTCGGAATGCTGTGTGTCGTCACCGGTGTCAGCGGCAGTGGAAAAAGTACGCTGGTGCAACAGACACTCTATCCGGCAATTTGCCGCGCATTAGGACAAGCCAGTACAACCGTCCCGCGCTGCGACGATATCGGCGATATCGAAGCGATCGACGAAGTCATCCAAGTCGACCAAAACCCCGTCGGCCGTTCTTCACGTAGCAATCCGGTCACCTACTTAAAAGCGTTCGATGAGATCCGCAAGTCGTTTGCCGCCACAGCTGAGGCGAAGGTCCGCAACTTCACGGCGTCGCACTTCAGTTTCAATTCCGCCCAGGGGGGCCGCTGTCCCAAATGCCAAGGGGCGGGGGCGGTCGAGATCGACATGCAGTTCCTCCCCGACGTCACCATGACCTGTCCCGACTGTCGCGGCACACGCTTTCGCCGCGAGATCTTAGGCGTCAAATACCGCGGACGCTCGATTGCCGAAGTGCTCAACATGACCGTCGGCGAAGCGTTCGCGTTTTTCCGTGGCAAACGCAAACTGCAAAAGCAGTTGATGTTTCTCCGCGACGTGGGACTCGATTACCTGCCGTTGGGCCAGCCAGCCAATACACTCTCAGGCGGAGAATCACAACGCCTCAAACTCGCCGCCCATTTGTCCTCCGGCACAAAAACCCGCACACTGTTTCTACTGGACGAACCCACAACCGGCCTGCACGCCGCCGACATCGTCAAACTGCTGGGTTGCTTCGAAGCCTTGCTAGACGCGGGGCATTCGTTGATCGTCGTCGAACACAACCTTGACGTCATCCGCGCCGCAGATCACCTGATCGACTTAGGCCCTGACGCAGGGGATGGCGGTGGCGAAGTGGTGGCAACGGGCCCGCCGGCAGTGGTGGCAGGTGTTGCGGCGTCGTTGACGGGGCGGTATTTGCGGAAATCGACGTAA
- a CDS encoding DUF1778 domain-containing protein codes for MATDSPKSEARINFRLPADLKQQIEQAAAHLGQSVSEFAASNLAQAAQETIREQSVTQLTNQDRDLFFALLDNVDAQPNDALKTAAQNYTQQME; via the coding sequence ATGGCCACGGACTCCCCCAAAAGTGAGGCACGCATCAATTTTCGGCTGCCTGCTGATCTAAAACAGCAGATCGAACAGGCAGCTGCGCATCTGGGGCAGTCGGTGAGCGAATTCGCAGCTTCGAATTTGGCCCAAGCAGCGCAGGAAACGATTCGAGAACAAAGCGTCACGCAATTGACCAACCAGGATCGCGATCTGTTTTTCGCACTGTTGGACAATGTCGATGCCCAGCCAAATGACGCTCTAAAAACGGCCGCCCAAAACTACACACAACAGATGGAGTAG
- a CDS encoding GNAT family N-acetyltransferase, with protein sequence MLNDWLKHRAGQWDKKDLARTYVAISGDETNVAGYYALSNHRVSFESLPKPQAKGLPQIDVPVVLLGRLAVDRNVQGQRLGELLLIDALRRSQHVANTIGIRAVEVDAIDDAAKRFYLKYGFTALTDDDRHLFLPMSVIRKLNLPPL encoded by the coding sequence GTGCTCAACGATTGGCTGAAACATCGGGCTGGCCAATGGGACAAAAAGGACTTGGCCCGGACTTACGTCGCTATCTCCGGCGATGAGACCAACGTCGCCGGGTATTACGCTCTCAGTAATCATCGGGTCAGTTTCGAGTCTCTGCCAAAACCGCAAGCTAAAGGCCTTCCGCAAATCGATGTTCCTGTCGTATTGCTCGGCCGATTGGCAGTGGATAGGAATGTGCAGGGGCAACGACTCGGCGAATTGCTGCTCATCGATGCTCTCCGCCGCTCCCAACATGTGGCCAATACCATTGGAATTCGTGCTGTTGAAGTCGATGCGATTGATGATGCGGCAAAACGATTCTATTTGAAATATGGTTTCACTGCTTTAACGGACGATGACCGGCACCTTTTCCTGCCCATGTCGGTGATTCGCAAACTGAACCTTCCGCCGTTGTAA
- a CDS encoding glycine C-acetyltransferase, translated as MTNRVFLDDLQTQTDTLRDEGLYKAERTITSPQQAWIEADGRRVLNLCANNYLGLSNHPALVEAAREALTKYGFGLSSVRFICGTQSIHRELEEKLSEFLGTESTILYSSCFDANAGLFETLLGVEDAVISDELNHASIIDGIRLCKADRFRYKNNDMDDLRQQLDAAAGARYRMIATDGVFSMDGKIADLKSICDLADQSEALVMVDDSHAVGFVGDGGRGTHEACGVMDRVDVITGTLGKALGGASGGFTSGRKEIIDWLRQRSRPYLFSNSVAPVIVATSLKVLELLQSGDELRTRLRENSQFFRDEMQRLGFDLVPGSHPIIPVMLGDAVLAQNMAAQLMNEGVYVIGFSFPVVPQGKARIRTQMSAAHTREDLEKAVTAFEKVGRQLGVI; from the coding sequence ATGACTAACCGCGTCTTTCTTGACGACCTGCAGACCCAAACCGATACGCTCCGCGACGAAGGGCTTTATAAAGCCGAGCGGACGATTACTTCGCCGCAACAAGCTTGGATCGAAGCCGATGGTCGGCGGGTGCTCAATTTGTGCGCCAACAATTATCTCGGTCTGTCGAATCACCCCGCGCTTGTCGAAGCGGCTCGTGAGGCGCTCACGAAATATGGCTTCGGTCTCTCCTCGGTTCGTTTCATCTGCGGCACGCAATCGATTCACCGTGAGCTAGAGGAAAAACTCTCCGAGTTTCTCGGCACCGAATCGACGATTCTGTATTCTTCCTGCTTCGATGCCAACGCCGGATTGTTTGAAACGCTGTTGGGTGTCGAGGATGCCGTGATCAGTGACGAACTGAATCATGCCAGCATCATCGACGGCATCCGGCTCTGCAAGGCGGACCGGTTTCGCTACAAAAACAACGACATGGACGACCTGCGGCAACAATTGGATGCCGCTGCCGGCGCGCGGTATCGCATGATCGCCACCGACGGCGTCTTCTCAATGGATGGTAAAATTGCCGACCTCAAGTCCATCTGCGACCTGGCCGATCAATCCGAGGCACTGGTGATGGTCGACGATTCTCACGCCGTCGGTTTTGTCGGTGACGGCGGGCGGGGGACGCATGAAGCGTGCGGCGTGATGGACCGCGTCGACGTGATCACCGGCACGCTCGGCAAAGCGCTGGGCGGCGCATCAGGCGGATTCACCTCGGGGCGCAAGGAAATCATTGACTGGTTGCGACAACGCTCGCGGCCCTATTTGTTCTCCAACTCCGTCGCCCCAGTGATCGTCGCCACCTCGCTCAAAGTGCTGGAACTATTGCAATCGGGCGATGAGTTACGAACGCGGTTGCGCGAGAACAGCCAATTCTTCCGCGACGAAATGCAGCGACTCGGTTTCGACCTCGTGCCGGGCAGCCATCCCATCATTCCCGTGATGCTGGGCGATGCCGTCTTGGCGCAAAACATGGCGGCGCAATTGATGAACGAAGGGGTCTACGTGATCGGGTTTTCCTTCCCGGTCGTCCCCCAAGGCAAAGCCCGCATCCGCACCCAAATGTCCGCCGCACATACCCGCGAAGACCTGGAAAAAGCAGTCACCGCCTTCGAAAAAGTCGGCCGGCAGTTGGGGGTGATTTGA
- the tdh gene encoding L-threonine 3-dehydrogenase — translation MKALVKAKSEPGLWMQDVPVPEYGPNDLLIRITHTAICGTDLHIYHWDDWAQKTVPVPMVTGHEYCGVIEAVGDLVADFKPGDRVSGEGHITCRHCRNCRAGRRHLCRNTQGVGVDRPGCFGEFFSLPATNGFKIPDDIPSEIATILDPFGNATHTALSQDMVGEDALITGAGPIGVMAAAICRHVGARHVVVTDINEYRLDLAKRLGATYTLNPQEKSLQEAMQDLGMHEGFDVGLEMSGSPVAFQSMLETMNHGGSVALLGIFPKPIVTDWSQVIFKGLKLKGIYGREMYETWYKMTTMLQSGLDITGIITHRFQVDDYELGFQAMEEGRSGKVILEW, via the coding sequence ATGAAAGCCCTCGTCAAAGCCAAGTCGGAACCGGGTCTGTGGATGCAGGATGTGCCGGTTCCCGAGTATGGGCCGAACGACCTGTTGATCCGCATCACGCACACCGCCATTTGCGGGACCGATCTGCATATCTATCATTGGGACGATTGGGCGCAAAAGACCGTTCCGGTGCCGATGGTCACCGGGCATGAATATTGTGGCGTGATCGAAGCGGTCGGGGATCTCGTTGCCGACTTCAAACCGGGGGACCGCGTCTCCGGCGAAGGGCATATCACCTGCCGGCATTGTCGCAACTGCCGCGCCGGGCGACGGCATCTGTGCCGCAACACGCAAGGCGTCGGTGTGGATCGCCCCGGTTGTTTCGGCGAGTTCTTTTCGCTACCGGCGACCAACGGATTCAAAATTCCCGACGACATTCCTTCAGAAATCGCCACGATCCTCGACCCCTTCGGCAATGCCACGCACACCGCTCTGTCGCAAGACATGGTGGGCGAAGACGCATTGATCACCGGAGCCGGCCCCATCGGTGTCATGGCCGCTGCCATCTGCCGGCATGTCGGCGCCCGACACGTCGTCGTCACCGACATCAACGAATACCGTCTCGACTTAGCCAAACGTCTCGGCGCAACCTACACACTCAATCCGCAAGAAAAGTCATTGCAAGAGGCAATGCAAGATTTGGGCATGCACGAGGGCTTCGACGTCGGCCTGGAAATGTCGGGCAGCCCGGTGGCGTTTCAATCAATGTTAGAAACCATGAACCACGGCGGCAGCGTCGCGTTGTTGGGCATCTTCCCCAAACCGATCGTCACCGATTGGAGCCAAGTGATCTTCAAGGGCCTGAAGCTGAAGGGCATCTACGGCCGTGAGATGTACGAAACGTGGTACAAGATGACCACCATGCTACAAAGCGGCCTAGACATCACCGGCATCATCACCCACCGTTTCCAGGTCGACGATTACGAACTCGGTTTCCAAGCAATGGAGGAAGGCCGTTCAGGGAAGGTGATATTGGAGTGGTGA
- a CDS encoding ankyrin repeat domain-containing protein, with product MDARPKFNELCPFFYGSLRTQLRYPQLAELFCNHDWKVVQVEPLTMWPPNYEVFNQWANLLISDENPIMLTGQITSIEVVLPMIEAVFAGTDVEYSYESSLIHDNLVHEVSCKNTSAIKRLLASGVNLNRRGRYSLSAIACAAETDETGEIIRLLVTAGADVNLPDARGTTPLFVAVDVAIDGAIQTNKPTFDWSAVAVLLESGADPYLKDGRGKTVFDVARAYGPYADTSFRAFMETQGH from the coding sequence ATGGATGCTCGACCAAAATTCAACGAGTTGTGTCCGTTTTTTTACGGTTCGCTACGTACCCAGTTGCGCTACCCTCAGTTGGCCGAATTGTTTTGCAATCACGATTGGAAGGTTGTTCAAGTCGAGCCTCTGACAATGTGGCCGCCCAATTATGAAGTATTCAATCAGTGGGCCAACCTGCTGATTAGTGACGAAAACCCAATCATGTTGACAGGCCAAATTACTTCGATAGAAGTTGTTCTGCCGATGATTGAGGCCGTATTTGCTGGTACCGACGTCGAATACAGCTATGAATCGTCGCTGATTCATGACAATCTTGTCCATGAGGTTAGCTGTAAGAATACTTCTGCCATCAAGCGACTTTTGGCCTCAGGAGTGAACCTCAATCGGCGGGGGCGTTATTCATTGTCAGCAATCGCTTGTGCGGCTGAAACAGATGAAACGGGCGAAATCATCCGACTTTTGGTGACTGCTGGCGCAGACGTGAACCTGCCGGATGCTCGTGGAACGACACCACTTTTTGTAGCCGTAGATGTCGCCATAGACGGGGCAATCCAAACAAATAAGCCAACATTTGATTGGTCGGCCGTCGCTGTGTTGCTGGAATCGGGCGCCGATCCGTACCTTAAAGACGGCCGGGGAAAGACCGTGTTCGATGTCGCTCGCGCCTACGGCCCGTATGCTGATACATCATTTCGCGCGTTCATGGAAACGCAAGGTCACTGA
- a CDS encoding enoyl-ACP reductase FabI, which yields MGMFDGKKGMVFGIANDHSIAWAITEKLHAEGAEMGFTHIPDKDPARPRMERRLRKLVEPIGAKVIMPCDVQKEEDIDAAFAAAKETFGELDFVLHSIAYAPMDDLKGLVVNCSRDGFKLAMDISAYSLIALAQRAQHILKPGGSILTLTYLGGEKVIPGYNMMGICKAALESTTEYLASEMGPMGIRVNAISAGPLKTLSSSAVGEFDLMLKLYEDFSPMRRGVTPEEVGKSGLYLLSDLASGVTGETLHVDGGYHIMGGPPVELQGK from the coding sequence ATGGGGATGTTTGACGGAAAAAAAGGAATGGTGTTTGGCATCGCCAATGATCATTCCATTGCTTGGGCGATTACCGAAAAATTACATGCTGAAGGGGCCGAGATGGGGTTTACGCATATCCCCGATAAGGACCCCGCACGGCCTCGGATGGAGCGGCGTTTGCGTAAGCTGGTCGAGCCGATCGGCGCTAAGGTCATCATGCCTTGCGACGTGCAAAAAGAAGAAGACATCGACGCCGCCTTCGCAGCTGCCAAGGAGACGTTCGGCGAATTGGACTTCGTGCTGCACAGCATCGCCTATGCCCCGATGGACGACCTCAAGGGCTTGGTGGTCAATTGCAGCCGCGACGGTTTCAAATTGGCGATGGACATCAGTGCCTACAGCTTAATCGCCCTGGCCCAACGCGCGCAACACATTCTTAAGCCGGGTGGCAGCATTTTGACGCTGACCTACCTGGGTGGCGAAAAAGTGATCCCCGGTTACAACATGATGGGCATCTGCAAAGCCGCCCTCGAAAGCACGACCGAATACCTCGCCAGCGAAATGGGGCCGATGGGAATTCGCGTGAATGCCATCAGCGCCGGTCCGCTGAAGACGCTGAGTTCCTCAGCGGTCGGCGAATTCGATTTGATGCTCAAGTTGTACGAAGACTTCTCGCCAATGCGACGCGGCGTGACTCCCGAAGAGGTCGGCAAGTCGGGGCTGTATCTGTTGAGCGACCTGGCGAGCGGCGTCACGGGCGAGACGCTGCACGTCGACGGTGGCTATCACATTATGGGTGGTCCGCCGGTTGAGTTGCAGGGGAAATGA
- a CDS encoding (deoxy)nucleoside triphosphate pyrophosphohydrolase, producing the protein MQTPSPQIIGIAVVESAGRFLVGQRGSDGPLAGYDEFPGGKCCADETPDACAVRECGEETGLAVEAVELLLRREFAYAHATVDLHFWRCRPVGTAGDEPPEHGFRWVTADELATLRFPEANAPLLELLRSL; encoded by the coding sequence ATGCAAACTCCCTCACCGCAAATCATCGGTATTGCTGTCGTAGAATCAGCCGGCCGGTTTCTCGTCGGGCAGCGTGGTTCGGATGGGCCGTTGGCTGGTTATGATGAATTTCCCGGTGGGAAGTGTTGTGCGGATGAAACGCCGGACGCTTGCGCCGTGAGGGAATGCGGTGAGGAGACCGGGTTGGCCGTTGAGGCGGTGGAATTGTTGTTGCGGCGGGAATTTGCCTACGCGCATGCGACGGTCGACCTGCATTTCTGGCGCTGCCGGCCGGTCGGTACAGCGGGTGATGAGCCACCCGAGCACGGTTTTCGTTGGGTCACAGCGGACGAATTAGCGACGTTGCGATTTCCTGAGGCGAACGCTCCGCTGCTGGAATTGTTACGGTCGCTATGA
- a CDS encoding nucleotide sugar dehydrogenase: MTSSTPARISIFGLGYVGCVSATNLAAAGNTVIGVELVPEKVDAINSGSVPLFEPGLAELAALQVEEKRLSATADTTAGILATDISFVCVGTPSLPSEKIDLSAIEAVCRDIGKAIAQKATRHVVIIRSTVLPGTCDRCVEVIAEASGKSCPEDFAVVSNPEFLREGTALKDYEHPPFTVVGASRPEDAQIVGDLYAHIDAPLFLTDLRTAETIKYACNLFHATKVCFANEIGRICKSLEVDSHAVMEIFCADDKLNLSPYYLKPGYAFGGSCLPKDLRAIMALSREHHVALPMLERILESNRQQVELAIKTVLATGKQKIGMLGFSFKPDTDDLRESPHVALAEALIGRGKNVMIFDPHIQTSRLMGSNRKFIDEKISHVSELMVGSLDEVIESSECIVIGNKDAHYNGILDRVRDDQIVIDLVRIDKERTSADGYHGLSW; encoded by the coding sequence ATGACCAGCAGCACCCCAGCGCGGATCAGCATTTTCGGACTCGGTTATGTCGGGTGTGTCTCAGCTACGAATTTGGCAGCTGCGGGCAACACCGTGATCGGTGTCGAGTTGGTGCCGGAAAAAGTGGATGCGATCAACTCCGGCAGCGTACCGCTCTTCGAACCCGGCTTGGCCGAGTTGGCCGCCTTGCAGGTTGAAGAAAAACGTCTCAGCGCCACCGCCGACACGACCGCCGGGATTTTGGCGACCGATATTTCGTTCGTCTGCGTCGGCACGCCCAGTTTGCCCAGCGAGAAAATTGACCTCTCCGCCATCGAAGCGGTCTGTCGTGATATTGGAAAAGCCATCGCGCAAAAAGCGACGCGGCATGTAGTGATCATCCGCTCGACTGTGCTGCCGGGCACCTGTGATCGCTGTGTCGAAGTCATCGCCGAAGCCAGCGGCAAAAGTTGTCCTGAAGATTTCGCCGTGGTGAGCAATCCTGAATTTCTGCGGGAAGGAACAGCGCTGAAGGATTACGAACATCCCCCCTTTACAGTCGTCGGTGCTTCGCGTCCCGAAGACGCGCAAATCGTGGGCGACCTGTATGCCCACATCGACGCGCCGCTGTTTCTCACCGACCTGCGCACAGCCGAGACGATCAAGTACGCCTGCAACTTGTTCCACGCGACCAAGGTCTGTTTCGCTAATGAGATTGGCCGCATCTGCAAATCGCTGGAAGTCGACAGTCATGCGGTGATGGAGATCTTTTGTGCGGACGACAAATTGAACCTCTCACCATATTACCTGAAACCGGGTTATGCGTTCGGCGGTTCCTGTTTGCCCAAAGACCTGCGAGCCATCATGGCTCTTTCCCGCGAACATCATGTCGCGCTGCCGATGTTGGAACGGATTTTGGAATCGAATCGTCAACAGGTCGAGTTGGCGATCAAAACGGTGCTCGCCACCGGCAAACAAAAAATTGGCATGTTGGGATTCAGCTTCAAACCCGACACCGACGACCTCCGCGAAAGCCCGCACGTCGCCTTGGCTGAAGCGTTGATTGGTCGCGGCAAAAACGTGATGATTTTCGACCCGCACATCCAGACGTCACGGCTGATGGGATCGAACCGCAAATTTATTGATGAAAAAATCAGCCACGTCTCGGAGCTGATGGTCGGCAGTCTTGATGAGGTGATCGAGAGCAGCGAATGCATCGTGATCGGCAATAAGGACGCCCATTACAACGGCATTTTAGACCGTGTCCGCGACGATCAGATCGTGATCGATTTGGTGCGGATTGATAAGGAGCGGACCTCTGCGGACGGTTACCACGGACTTTCCTGGTAA